The Pseudobdellovibrionaceae bacterium genomic sequence GCATACTTTTGTCGACCAAGGCTCCGTCTTTTATCATATTCCAAACATTAAAGAAAAAAACTTTTTCTGGATATATCATCGAGTTTCTATATAAAAATACTTGTGTTAAATGCTCTACGGGCCTTAGTCCAGCAAATTGGCCACCCAATCCAACAAAGGCCACAAGCTTTCCCTCTAAAGAGGCTGGAAATTGCCAGTAATCCATAAACAATTTTAAAATTCCAGGATAAGAGCCATTGTACTCCGGACACACTATGTGAAAGGCCTTAGCTTTAGCAATTTTATCAAACACAGGTTTTAAATTTTCAGGAATTTTATCTTGGTTATAAGAAAGTCCGTGCAATTGCTGTAAGGGCAAACTTTGTAAATCTATAATTTCTGCCGTTACATTATGTAGCGTATACAACTGCAATAACTGTTTTGACAAAATTAAAGAGTTAGACCCCAAACGATCAGTGCCCGAAATAATATAAATCATATTTTCCCTTTCTAGGTATTATTTAAATATTTTAAAACGGTTTTTATAAACTAACTTACGCCCTAAGCCCCAAGCCTCTAAATTAACAGCCAGCCCCTTGTTTAAAACTGTGCTAACAATAGCTTTACTATTTATAATGGCATAATTATAAAATGTCGCCTTACCAAAAATTTGGCGCTTATTAAAATACTTGTTCCATAGGCCTGGGTATAATCTAGTATGTATACCACTAGTCGTGATTTCGTAAGTGGTAAAACCCAATTCTTTTTTAGGAATTTTTATAAACTCAAAAAAATGCCTATCACCAGAAAGAAAAGCCAATACTGATTTACTTTTTTTGATATTTGGTAAAAAAATATTTTTAAAATTGTTAGGGTGGCTAGCTTCATAAGATTCCCAAGGTAAATAACCACCAAAAAATTGGCCTCCATCAATAAGCCATGCGGGAGTGTTTGATTTTTGCAATTTTGCAAACAACCATTTTTCTTGTGCTTTCCCCCAGTGGGTTTCGTATTTTACTTTTTTAATTTTGCGAAGATTACGCTTATCGTTTACATTGGCTGTTCTAAAAGAGCGATTGTCCATTAAAAATAATCTTTGCCCGAAAGCCTGAACAACATAAGATACCCCTGGCCCTTTTTGAAAAACAGGAGAAATGGGCTTTTGTGCAAAAAAACTATTAAACACTTTTGTAGATTCTTTTTTCCACTTAAAACTAGAGTCACCATCGTTAGTGCCATAATCGTGGTCATCCCAAGTAGCAAATATGGGTATTAATGTTTTTGCCTTATAAAGGTATAAACTTTTTCGCATTTCTACATAACGCGTCCAAAAACTTTTACTGTTAGTAACAGATTGACCATTAATGTAACGATCCACATAAACATTATCGCCTATTAATAAAATTACATCGGGGTGATGTTGCAAAAGTTCTGGCCAAATTTGTTTTTGAACATCGTATGCGTAAGTGGCCGAACAAGAAGCCACTGCCATTTTTACAGCTGTTTTATTTGTGTCTAAGGCTTTAAACTTTCTTTCATCCACCAACACCGAGCAAAAACTACCGCATTTTTTAACACAAGCCTTATCCTTTTTTTTGCAAGACTGTTTTTTTATTACCAACAGACTGTATGTTTTTTTTAACTGCAAGCCTTTAATAAATAGCGTTTCAATAGCTTGATTAGAAAAACTGCGCGTCTTTTTTTTAGCAACAGAAACAACAACCGAGTTTTTTTTATTTTTTAAAAAATTTTTATGGCCCAAGGCAGTCCATAACTTAGATTTTATATGTTTTTTAGAAGCCTCTACAACCAAATACTTATACCGCGTATTTTTATTTACCATTACAGCAATTTGTGTGGAGTGGGCCGTGGTAAAACCCTGTGCCATAGGCAAAACTTTTAAATTTTGCTTACAAGACAGTAGCAATGAAAATAATATTAATAAACTAATGCGAATATTTTTCCCCTTATTTTTTCTATCTAAAACATACAATAGAGCAGGAAATAAAAAACTACCAACTAGCTTTAGTGACTCCGGGTAATTTTCCTTGAAGAGCTAACTCTCTCATAGCTAAGCGTGATAAACCAAATTTGCGGATAATTCCACGAGCACGACCGGTTAAATAACAACGACGAGTTACACGACATACCGAAGTATTGCGCGGTAATTTTTGTAAAGCTAAAAATGCCTCATAACGCTCTTCATCGGTTTTGCTGGGGTCAATAGATTGAGCACGCAAACTTTTGCGATGTTCTGTATACTTAAGTGCCTTAGCATACTTTTGATTATTTTTTGCAATAGAACTTTTTTTTGCCATTCTCTCTCCAATATCTCCGCTATTTTCAATGCCTTATAAGACCTTAGGAAAGTATCAAGAAATTAAATGGATGACAACAATAATATGCTGCATTATCTATTTTTCTATAGACTTTTCTAAGCTTTTTATGGATTCTCCCTTCATGAACACAAACGAAAATCTAGGCCTCCCTCCTATGTGGCAAAAAGAGCTAACTAAACCTCAACAAGAGGCTGTAAGTAGCTTAAACGGCCCATTATTAATATTAGCTGGCGCAGGTTCTGGAAAAACTCGGGTTTTAACCTATCGCATTGTAAACCTTCTTCTTCAGGGGGAGGCCACCCAAGAACAAATTTTAGCCGTAACCTTCACCAATAAAGCCGCGGGAGAAATGCGCCACAGAATTATAAGCATGCTTAAAGATTTACAAATCCCCATATCCTATAATCTATGGATTAATACCTTTCATGCTTTTTGTGTAAAAATATTAAAAGAGCATATTCATTTTTTAGGATTTCAAAGTCCCTTTACTATTTATGATAGCAGTGACCAACAAAGCCTTATTAAAAAATGTTTAAAAACATTAAATATTGACGAAAAAATATACCCTGCTAAAAATTTTCGCTTTTTAATTGGAGAAGCAAAATCCTTAACCAAAAACCCTTTAAAAGTAAGAAAGTGGCTAGAAGATAATGCTTACGAAGATATTGTTGTAGAGGTGTACGATGAATATAAAAAAGAGTGCGAAAAAAATAATGCTCTAGATTTTGGAGACTTACTATTAAAAACTTATGAATTGTTTTTAGCCCAACCAGAAGTTTTAAAAAAATATCAAAATCAATTTAAATTTATTTTAATTGATGAGTACCAAGACACCAATGCCATTCAATACGGACTCATTAAATTATTAGCAAAGAACTCGCAAAGTATTTGCGCTGTAGGCGATGAAGATCAATCGATTTACGCATGGAGAGGAAGTGACATTAAAAATATTTTAAATTTTGAAAAAGACTTTCTTAATTGCAAAACGGTAAAATTAGAAGAAAATTTTCGCTCATCAGAAAACATTGTAGAGGCTGCCTCTCATGTTATTAGTCACAATACTAACCGCAATGAAAAAAAAATATTTTCTTCCAAAGGAAAGGGAGAACATATTTCACTGATGCCTAACTTAAATGAGTTTCAAGAGGCTCGCTACTTAGCTCAGGCTATTCAATACCGACACACTAATAAAAATACCAACTACTTAGACATTGCCGTATTTTATCGCACCCATGCTCAATCTAGAGTTTTAGAGGAGCAATTACGACTAGCTCGTATTCCTTACCAAATTATTGGAGGCATAAAATTTTACGAACGCAAAGAAATTAAAGACTTACTTTGTTATTTAAGACTTTGTAATAACCCTACCGATGATGTGGCCCTAAAAAGGGTAATCAATAGCCCCGTTCGCGGTATTGGAAAAACCACTGTGGAAAAAATAGAAAACATTGCCACAAGTAATAATATTAACATGATGAAAGCCATGCAAAAAATCTTAAATGAAAAGTTATTAAGTGCTGGGCCTTTAAAAAAAATAGAGGCTTTTTTCTTTTTAATGCAAGGGCTTATTCAAAGCGCCTCTACCTCTAGCGTGCTTGTGTTATTATTAGACACCCTAGAGGCAACTCAATATGAAGAAATGTTAAGAAAAGACAAAACTCCAGAAGCCCAAGTACGCCTAGATAATATTCAAGAATTTAAACAATCGGTAGAAAACTTTGAACAACAAAATACCGAAGACCCTACTTTACAAAATTTTTTAGAAAGCACCGCCCTACTTAGCGATACCGACCAAATAGAGACAGACGATCAAGTTTCTTTAATGACTATCCATTCTGCAAAAGGCTTAGAATACAAAGAGGTTTTTTTAGTGGGCTGCGAAGAAGGCTTACTTCCCCATATTCGCTCCTCAGAAGAAGACATTAATGATGAAGATATTGAAGAAGAAAGACGCCTTACCTATGTAGCCATTACCAGAGCTAAAGAAAAACTGTTTTTAAGCTATGCCAAAACACGAAAAACTTGGGGCTATGATGTAGAGCAAAAAGAGATAAGCCGCTTTATCGAAGAAATTCCTAAAAAATATATTCAAAAAGAAAGTGCCTTGGCTTTTTGGTAAATTACGACTAAACTCCAATTATGATTGTTCATCGATGGCAAGCGAAAATTATTCCTTCTAAAACTCAAATTCAAAAAATTTTTGAAGCCGATGACTTGCAAGCAAAAGAAGACATTGTTGAACCAACCACTACAAAGCCTCAAGAAATTAAAAACCCGTATACAGAAATGAGAGTCGTAGTGTCTGGCGCACTCTTTGTAGAAATCATAGGAAATAAATTACTATTACGACCTGGGGATAAAATTATTATTCCCTCTAATACAAAGCATACAAAAACTACTCAAGGCGATGCCCCATGCGTGAGCTTAGTGGCGTATCAGTTTTAAACCCATTAAACTAAGTAAACATCATAACGAACTAGTTTTCCCTCTAAAATATAGTTAGGTTTTTTTAAACTAGGTGTTTTTTTATGTCGCTTTAAAACCACGCGCTCACTAGCACAGGCTAAGGCTTGATTAAGCAATAGTACATTTTTTTCTTTTAAGCCCTCTGTGTAAGGCTCTAATACCTGCAGCACTTGCATGGATTTATTACTCAAGGCTTTTCTAGAAGAAATTTCAAACATAGGGTCCATGTAAATAACTGGTGGTCTTTGGTTGGTATCTATCAAATTTTGCATATAATTTAAGGAGTTTTTACCAATTAACACAAACTCGCTAGACCTTGTGGTTTTTTGCAAAGCTGCCGTCACCAAAGAAACAATCGTTTTAGATTGCTCCACCGCAGATACTTTTATTCCCAAACTAGTTAAAATAAAACTATCTTCACAAAAGCCTGCTGTAATATCTAAAACAGAAACTATTTTTTTATCTAAACCTAAAGCTCTGGGTAACAAACTTTTTAAAGACCATGCTTTTTTTTTAAATTGCTCTTTTTTGTTATCAGAAAAATCTAAGCCTAAGCTTTTACTCCCTCCCCAAGAAGGAAGATATACATCTAAAAAACCCAGTTCGTCTAAATACAAAAAGGCCGTGTACTTTTTATCTTCTTTAAAAATTAAATGCAAATTAAGCTGTTTAGCTAATACTTGCGATGGGTTCTTCCATTGATCTTTTTTACATAAAAAAGCGACACTAGAGGACAATTTAAGTATTTCTCCAGTAAAATATATCAGGCAAAGATCTTAAAATAGCTTGTAATTCTTTTTTCTCTACTTTTAACAATGGGGATACCTTAGCTATACAATCATCTACTTTATCATAGTAAGTGTTAATTTTTGCAGTGTTTAAGTTATCAAACTCTTTTAAAGATTGATTAAAAACTTCTTTAGAAATTATGCTTTTTACCTCTGACATGGTAGAACATTTTAATAAATCTTTTTTTAACTCTCGGTTTTTTCGTATTAAAAAAATAGCAAAAGAGTTTAATACTCCTGACTGTAAGTCTGTTAAAATGCTTTTTTCTTCTTTGTTGCGAATATTAAAATCTAATAAATCATCTCCTCTTTGAAAAAAAATACCCAAATCGGCACCAACACTTTTTAAAGACGCTATAATATCTTTATCTAAGTTAGGCCTTAGCAATAAAAAAGGCGCTACTAAACACCAAGAAAACAATACTCCCGTCTTTAATTGAGCCACTTTATCGCGCTCTTTTAAAGACAAATCCACTTCTATTTCTTTTTGATTTTTTTGCGTCTCTTCCATAATGTCTTGTAACCACTCCCCCTCTAATAAATCAGAAACAGTGTTAGCCGTGTAATTTACTAACTCTATAGAGGTGGATTGTGATAAATTGACCATTACTCTAGCTAGTAAATAATCGCCAGCTAATACCGACGACTCTGGTCCGTATTTTTTCCAAGCCGTAGTTTTACCCCGTCGTAATACGGCCTTATCTATTAAATCGTCATGAAGTAAAGAAGCATTATGAATAAATTCAATGCTTTGTGACAACAAATCAATACTTTCTTTTTTTAAAAACAGCGTTTTAGAAATGGCAGCCACAAAGCGAGAGCGAAAATATTTTCCATTTACAAACAAATCATCATACAAATTATTTAATTTGGGCAAATACTTTGGAAAATCTCCCTTACTATACACTTTTGGAGGAGCAGCATTAAATTTGTACAATGTTTTAATCATAACTAGCTGTATAACATAGTAAAAAAAAAATTCAATTTTTTATTTTTTACCTAACTGTAATAGTGGTTTAATTGCCTCTACCCGTAATTTACCCAAGTCTGTTTTTGGTATTGTTGGTAAGTAATAAATGCAGCGTACTTTTTCATGGCTTTGCACTTTGTTGTTAAACGCGCTTACCAAAATAGAAGTGTTTTTTGTAGAAATATTGCTGCATTCAGAAATTAATACTAACCTAAAACCTTCTTTAATATGTTCTTTTGGAAATAAATATATATTTTTTAAATTTAAATTATTATGTAAATTTAAATCCTCTAACAAACTATTTAGTTCTTTTAAAAAAACAAGTTTCGATTTAATTTTTATTTTACCCCAACCCTTACTTTTAAAATATAATTTTCTATCTTGTAAAATTGCATGGTCTTGAGTTAAAAACCATTCTTGATTGGTATATTCTTTTTTAGTAATTAAAGTATTGTTTTTTACAATAAACTCTGCACTAAGCAAAGCGTCTGATTGTAAATACAAGTTTTCTTGGTTTACCTTAGCGTTTATATGCGGTAACAATTTCCAGCAAGTGACATAGCTTTGCACCGCTTTTTTTATATCTTCTTCGTTAGTTTCTTTTTTTAAAACCGCCTTTTGAAGTGTTTTTAAATCCTTTAAAGAGGCCGTGGCCACTTGCGAACATAACTCGGTCATTCCATAAGTAGAAATAATGGGCCAACCCAACTGTAAAGCTTTATAACAAAGTTCTGCACTTAAAGCACTTCCTCCAACTATGACTAAGCGTACATTTTTAGGGCAAACTATGTTTTTAGTTATTAAATCAAAAACTTGAGCGGGAACTAAAGAGGTTACAGAAATATTTTCTTGTTTTAATAAATTTACAAAATGCGTAGGCGACCATGGTTGTACGATTTTTTTACTAACTAAAGTAGCCCCCGAAACATACGCCCTAGCTTTAACCGCTAAATCTGCCACATGATAAGGCGACAACACACTTAACAACCTATCTTCTTCTGTAATTTGCAAATGCTTGTTTACCACTTTGGCCGATAATAATAAGGCCTTTTTAGAAAGGGCCATAATTTTAATTTCTTCACCACTTAAACTACCCGAGCTAGCAATAAAAATGTGTGAAGAAAAAGTATCTGCAGATAAAATATTGGCCTTAAGCTTTTCTGATAAGGCTTTGCTTTTTTTTAACAACCAAAAGGGCTGCTTGCTTTCCCATGAAATATTGTCATCACCCTCTTTGAGGGGGGTTGTGCCCGTATGTTTTTTAAATTTCATAGTTAACACTTACAAATCGCTCCACTTTAATACGCTGGGGTTAAATATATTACTTACGCAGTATATTGGCTTTTTTATTTTTAATACAGAAGAATTATTACTAAAGTATTTCTTCCAAAAAACACCGTCTCCTGTTGTTGGAAAAGTGTTTAACCCAGAGTCTAAAAATATCTGACTACTGTATTTGTCTATTAAAGTGTTTAAACTTAATAAAGCAAACAGTCGACCCACTCCATGATCCATATAGTGCGTTATAACAAATTTTATATTTTTAGTATGGTATGTTTCTACAATTTGCTCTACATTTTGAACGGCTGGCTTTAAAACAATGACAGAAAAGGCCAAGGCTTTATCTGCTTTAAAATTTAAATTTTTGCCGCCATCTTCATAGGCATTTTCTTGCAAACAAAAAGTATTCCATTCTAAATCAATAGCTAAAGGATAATGGTATTTATCCAATAACTGCACCCAGTCTGTATAGTTATAAGGCAACGGGTCTTCTAAAAATTCTACTTGTAGCGATGAGTTTTTTAAAATATTAGAAAGCTTGCTTAAAAATGTGTGTACAAATTTTATATTTACATTTGCATTAAAATCTAATCTTAATAAAAATTGGTGCTTTGTGTTTTTAGTTAAATTTAAAAAAAAATCTTCTAGCGCATTCATATCTTCTATAATTTTTACTTTAAGGCTTCTGTAGCCTTGAAGCCACAAGGCATTTAAATTAGAAAAAGGAAAGCTACCAATATCCCCAATTAGGTAATGATTACTTACGCAAAAAGACTCCGAAAAAAGAGCGGTTTTTTTTTTTTGGTATTGCATATCTTGAAAGGCGTATTTAACCGACCGCATTGCTTGAATGCTATTAAGAGAAGGCTTACAAACCTCCCCTACCGTGCTAGATTTTTTTGTATTAAGACTTTGTAAAGCCAACACAGATTTTTTTAAAGCCTCTTTGTTTAAATGCGAGTAATCCGAATAGCCCACTAAATGATCGCTGCTTTTACACTGAAGTAAAAAACCCTCTTTACATACAAGCTTTCCTCTTAAAGGCTCTTGGTAG encodes the following:
- a CDS encoding octaprenyl diphosphate synthase, encoding MIKTLYKFNAAPPKVYSKGDFPKYLPKLNNLYDDLFVNGKYFRSRFVAAISKTLFLKKESIDLLSQSIEFIHNASLLHDDLIDKAVLRRGKTTAWKKYGPESSVLAGDYLLARVMVNLSQSTSIELVNYTANTVSDLLEGEWLQDIMEETQKNQKEIEVDLSLKERDKVAQLKTGVLFSWCLVAPFLLLRPNLDKDIIASLKSVGADLGIFFQRGDDLLDFNIRNKEEKSILTDLQSGVLNSFAIFLIRKNRELKKDLLKCSTMSEVKSIISKEVFNQSLKEFDNLNTAKINTYYDKVDDCIAKVSPLLKVEKKELQAILRSLPDIFYWRNT
- a CDS encoding AMP-binding protein — protein: MKFKKHTGTTPLKEGDDNISWESKQPFWLLKKSKALSEKLKANILSADTFSSHIFIASSGSLSGEEIKIMALSKKALLLSAKVVNKHLQITEEDRLLSVLSPYHVADLAVKARAYVSGATLVSKKIVQPWSPTHFVNLLKQENISVTSLVPAQVFDLITKNIVCPKNVRLVIVGGSALSAELCYKALQLGWPIISTYGMTELCSQVATASLKDLKTLQKAVLKKETNEEDIKKAVQSYVTCWKLLPHINAKVNQENLYLQSDALLSAEFIVKNNTLITKKEYTNQEWFLTQDHAILQDRKLYFKSKGWGKIKIKSKLVFLKELNSLLEDLNLHNNLNLKNIYLFPKEHIKEGFRLVLISECSNISTKNTSILVSAFNNKVQSHEKVRCIYYLPTIPKTDLGKLRVEAIKPLLQLGKK
- a CDS encoding class I SAM-dependent methyltransferase, translating into MSSSVAFLCKKDQWKNPSQVLAKQLNLHLIFKEDKKYTAFLYLDELGFLDVYLPSWGGSKSLGLDFSDNKKEQFKKKAWSLKSLLPRALGLDKKIVSVLDITAGFCEDSFILTSLGIKVSAVEQSKTIVSLVTAALQKTTRSSEFVLIGKNSLNYMQNLIDTNQRPPVIYMDPMFEISSRKALSNKSMQVLQVLEPYTEGLKEKNVLLLNQALACASERVVLKRHKKTPSLKKPNYILEGKLVRYDVYLV
- a CDS encoding cupin domain-containing protein; this encodes MIVHRWQAKIIPSKTQIQKIFEADDLQAKEDIVEPTTTKPQEIKNPYTEMRVVVSGALFVEIIGNKLLLRPGDKIIIPSNTKHTKTTQGDAPCVSLVAYQF
- a CDS encoding UvrD-helicase domain-containing protein; protein product: MPYKTLGKYQEIKWMTTIICCIIYFSIDFSKLFMDSPFMNTNENLGLPPMWQKELTKPQQEAVSSLNGPLLILAGAGSGKTRVLTYRIVNLLLQGEATQEQILAVTFTNKAAGEMRHRIISMLKDLQIPISYNLWINTFHAFCVKILKEHIHFLGFQSPFTIYDSSDQQSLIKKCLKTLNIDEKIYPAKNFRFLIGEAKSLTKNPLKVRKWLEDNAYEDIVVEVYDEYKKECEKNNALDFGDLLLKTYELFLAQPEVLKKYQNQFKFILIDEYQDTNAIQYGLIKLLAKNSQSICAVGDEDQSIYAWRGSDIKNILNFEKDFLNCKTVKLEENFRSSENIVEAASHVISHNTNRNEKKIFSSKGKGEHISLMPNLNEFQEARYLAQAIQYRHTNKNTNYLDIAVFYRTHAQSRVLEEQLRLARIPYQIIGGIKFYERKEIKDLLCYLRLCNNPTDDVALKRVINSPVRGIGKTTVEKIENIATSNNINMMKAMQKILNEKLLSAGPLKKIEAFFFLMQGLIQSASTSSVLVLLLDTLEATQYEEMLRKDKTPEAQVRLDNIQEFKQSVENFEQQNTEDPTLQNFLESTALLSDTDQIETDDQVSLMTIHSAKGLEYKEVFLVGCEEGLLPHIRSSEEDINDEDIEEERRLTYVAITRAKEKLFLSYAKTRKTWGYDVEQKEISRFIEEIPKKYIQKESALAFW
- the rpsN gene encoding 30S ribosomal protein S14 codes for the protein MAKKSSIAKNNQKYAKALKYTEHRKSLRAQSIDPSKTDEERYEAFLALQKLPRNTSVCRVTRRCYLTGRARGIIRKFGLSRLAMRELALQGKLPGVTKASW
- a CDS encoding NAD(P)H-dependent oxidoreductase; amino-acid sequence: MIYIISGTDRLGSNSLILSKQLLQLYTLHNVTAEIIDLQSLPLQQLHGLSYNQDKIPENLKPVFDKIAKAKAFHIVCPEYNGSYPGILKLFMDYWQFPASLEGKLVAFVGLGGQFAGLRPVEHLTQVFLYRNSMIYPEKVFFFNVWNMIKDGALVDKSMLDRLQKQVEGFSKFIKLHV